The following nucleotide sequence is from Acidobacteriota bacterium.
CTCCCCGCTTGCCCAATCCGGCGCCCAGTTGGGCCGCGCTTACTTTGCCAACTCCGGCAGTCCGGCCGCCCAGGCCGACTTCCAGCGCGGCATCGCGTGGCTGCATAGCTTTGGCTACGAAGACGCCATTGATGCCTTCCGCGCGGCGCAGAAGGTCGATCCCGGCTTTGCCCTGGCCTACTGGGGCGAGGCGATGAGCTTCAGCCAGCCGTTGTGGTTCTACGAGGAGCTGCCGCAGGGGCGGGCGGCGCTCGCGAAGCTGGGCGCCACGCCGGGTGCGCGACTGGCGAAGGCGAAGACGCCGCGTGAGCAGGGCTTCATGCGAGCGGTCGACGCCTTGTTCGGGCCGGGTGACCAAGGCGCGCGGCACAAGGCGTATTCCAGCGTGATGGCCAAGCTCGCGGCCGACTACCCGGCGGACGATGAGGCGCAGACGTTCTACGCGCTGTCGCTGCTGGCCATGTTGCCGCGCGGCGATGCGGCGCTGCCGCTGCGGCGCCAGGCGGGCGCCATCGCCGAGAAGGTCTTTGCCCGCAGTCCGCGGCACCCCGGTGCGGCACACTATATTCTGCACGCCTACGATCACGGCACGCTCGCCGGCCGCGCACTGCCGGCCGCGCGCGCCTACGCGAAGATTGCGCCGGCCGCGAGCCACGCCCTGCACATGCCGGCCCACACCTTCCTCCAGGTCGGATTGTGGGATGAGGCGGCGGAGTCGGACGAGGCGTCGTGGAATGCCTCGATCGCGTGGGCGAAGCGGCGCGGCCTGCCGATCAGCAGCCGCGACTTTCACAGCCTGGCCTGGCTGCAGTACGAGTGGACGCAGCAGGGACGGTTCTCGAAGACGCGCGAAGCGATTGCGTTTGTCAACGAGGCGATGAAGGCGGGAGTCGGGAGTCGGGAGTCGGGAGTCGGCGTGCCCCTGATTCAATCGCCGCAGCATGCCGGCGGCCACGGCTATGGCGAGCAGAGTGAGATTGGGCGGGGCAGCGGCCTGGACGCCTTGCGCAACGATCGCGGCTCCATGCGCGCGCGCTACATCATCGAGAGCGAGCGATGGAGCGAGTTGAAGGGTCAGTCGACCTTCGACAACATCGAGGAGTTGTTTGCCGTGGGCCTGAGCGCGGTCAATCTCG
It contains:
- a CDS encoding bacterial transcriptional activator domain-containing protein, yielding MRPFLALALACAALVSPLAQSGAQLGRAYFANSGSPAAQADFQRGIAWLHSFGYEDAIDAFRAAQKVDPGFALAYWGEAMSFSQPLWFYEELPQGRAALAKLGATPGARLAKAKTPREQGFMRAVDALFGPGDQGARHKAYSSVMAKLAADYPADDEAQTFYALSLLAMLPRGDAALPLRRQAGAIAEKVFARSPRHPGAAHYILHAYDHGTLAGRALPAARAYAKIAPAASHALHMPAHTFLQVGLWDEAAESDEASWNASIAWAKRRGLPISSRDFHSLAWLQYEWTQQGRFSKTREAIAFVNEAMKAGVGSRESGVGVPLIQSPQHAGGHGYGEQSEIGRGSGLDALRNDRGSMRARYIIESERWSELKGQSTFDNIEELFAVGLSAVNLGDAARVQATIAEFRNASAPAQAAELREQAEVMLRQMEALDLFARGQHAAAFAMMDRAVALQARMPRPIGRPFPVKGADELYGELLFQVGRAKEAVVWFDRALARTPNRSRAVLGLARAYRNAGDSASARATYRRFLANWRLADPGLPEITEARDAVK